The following coding sequences are from one Oncorhynchus nerka isolate Pitt River linkage group LG6, Oner_Uvic_2.0, whole genome shotgun sequence window:
- the LOC115130450 gene encoding N-chimaerin isoform X1, producing the protein MALNVFDHDEYRPPVWKSYLYQLQQEAPHPRRLTCTCEVDNRPKYYGREYHGMVSREEADQLLSVAEGSYLIRESQRQPGTYTLALRFGNQTKNFRLYHDGKHFVGEKRFESIHDLVTDGLITLYIETKAAEYIAKMTINPIYEHIGYTTLNKEPTLKKHLPVCKEVPDGPAPQGERVDEEKGLTSLVRRATLKDNVHTTKYEKVHNFKVHTFRGPHWCEYCANFMWGLIAQGVKCADCGLNVHKQCSKMVPNDCKPDLKHVKKVYSCDLTTLVKAHNSKRPMVVDMCIQEIESRGVQSEGLYRISGFSDLIEDVKLAFDRDGEKADISVNVYEDINIITGALKLYFRDLPIPLITYDAYPRFMEAAKITDPDKRLEAHHEGLKLLPPAHCETLCYLMAHLKRVTQNDKDNLMNAENLGIVFGPTLMRAPDLDAMTALNDIRYQRQVVETLIKNEDILF; encoded by the exons GTGGATAACCGGCCCAAATACTATGGGAGAGA GTACCATGGGATGGTCTCCAGAGAGGAGGCTGACCAGCTGCTGAGTGTGGCAGAGGGCAGTTACCTCATCAGGGAGAGCCAGAGGCAGCCTGGGACCTACACACTGGCCCTACG CTTTGGAAATCAAACCAAGAACTTCCGCCTCTACCATGATGGGAAACACTTTGTCGGGGAGAAGCGCTTTGAGTCCATCCACGACCTTGTGACAGATGGGCTGATCACACTCTACATCGAGACCAAGGCAGCAGAGTACATCGCTAAGATGACCATTAACCCAATCTATGAGCACATTGGCTACACAACACTCAACAAGGAGCCCACGCTGAAGAAACACTTGCCCGTGTGCAAGGAGGTTCCCGATGGGCCTGCTCCACAGGGAGAGCGGGTTGACGAGGAGAAAGGG CTCACCTCGCTGGTACGTCGAGCCACCCTGAAGGACAATGTCCACACGACCAAGTATGAGAAAGTCCACAATTTCAAG GTGCACACCTTCCGGGGACCCCACTGGTGTGAATATTGTGCCAACTTCATGTGGGGCCTCATCGCTCAGGGAGTGAAATGTGCAG ATTGCGGTTTGAATGTCCACAAGCAGTGTTCCAAAATGGTGCCAAATGACTGCAAGCCTGACCTCAAGCATGTCAAAAAAGTATACAGTTGTGACCTTACGACACTGGTAAAAGCCCACAATTCCAAGCGACCCATGGTGGTGGACATGTGCATACAAGAGATTGAGTCTCGAG GTGTTCAGTCTGAGGGCCTGTACAGAATCTCAGGCTTCAGTGATCTGATTGAAGATGTGAAGCTGGCTTTCGACAGAG ATGGTGAAAAGGCGGACATTTCTGTGAATGTGTATGAAGACATCAACATAATCACTGGCGCACTGAAACTGTATTTCAGGGATTTACCCATTCCTCTTATCACGTACGACGCCTACCCAAGGTTTATGGAGGCAGCAA AGATAACGGATCCAGACAAGCGGTTGGAGGCCCATCATGAAGGTCTGAAGCTGCTGCCACCTGCACACTGTGAAACACTGTGTTATCTCATGGCCCACTTAAAGAG GGTAACCCAAAATGATAAAGACAACCTGATGAATGCAGAAAACCTTGGCATTGTTTTTGGGCCCACCCTCATGCGTGCCCCAGACTTGGATGCGATGACGGCACTCAATGACATCCGCTACCAGAGACAGGTGGTGGAGACGCTCATAAAGAACGAAGACATTCTGTTCTGA
- the LOC115130450 gene encoding N-chimaerin isoform X2, translating to MDTVMWYHDEYRPPVWKSYLYQLQQEAPHPRRLTCTCEVDNRPKYYGREYHGMVSREEADQLLSVAEGSYLIRESQRQPGTYTLALRFGNQTKNFRLYHDGKHFVGEKRFESIHDLVTDGLITLYIETKAAEYIAKMTINPIYEHIGYTTLNKEPTLKKHLPVCKEVPDGPAPQGERVDEEKGLTSLVRRATLKDNVHTTKYEKVHNFKVHTFRGPHWCEYCANFMWGLIAQGVKCADCGLNVHKQCSKMVPNDCKPDLKHVKKVYSCDLTTLVKAHNSKRPMVVDMCIQEIESRGVQSEGLYRISGFSDLIEDVKLAFDRDGEKADISVNVYEDINIITGALKLYFRDLPIPLITYDAYPRFMEAAKITDPDKRLEAHHEGLKLLPPAHCETLCYLMAHLKRVTQNDKDNLMNAENLGIVFGPTLMRAPDLDAMTALNDIRYQRQVVETLIKNEDILF from the exons GTGGATAACCGGCCCAAATACTATGGGAGAGA GTACCATGGGATGGTCTCCAGAGAGGAGGCTGACCAGCTGCTGAGTGTGGCAGAGGGCAGTTACCTCATCAGGGAGAGCCAGAGGCAGCCTGGGACCTACACACTGGCCCTACG CTTTGGAAATCAAACCAAGAACTTCCGCCTCTACCATGATGGGAAACACTTTGTCGGGGAGAAGCGCTTTGAGTCCATCCACGACCTTGTGACAGATGGGCTGATCACACTCTACATCGAGACCAAGGCAGCAGAGTACATCGCTAAGATGACCATTAACCCAATCTATGAGCACATTGGCTACACAACACTCAACAAGGAGCCCACGCTGAAGAAACACTTGCCCGTGTGCAAGGAGGTTCCCGATGGGCCTGCTCCACAGGGAGAGCGGGTTGACGAGGAGAAAGGG CTCACCTCGCTGGTACGTCGAGCCACCCTGAAGGACAATGTCCACACGACCAAGTATGAGAAAGTCCACAATTTCAAG GTGCACACCTTCCGGGGACCCCACTGGTGTGAATATTGTGCCAACTTCATGTGGGGCCTCATCGCTCAGGGAGTGAAATGTGCAG ATTGCGGTTTGAATGTCCACAAGCAGTGTTCCAAAATGGTGCCAAATGACTGCAAGCCTGACCTCAAGCATGTCAAAAAAGTATACAGTTGTGACCTTACGACACTGGTAAAAGCCCACAATTCCAAGCGACCCATGGTGGTGGACATGTGCATACAAGAGATTGAGTCTCGAG GTGTTCAGTCTGAGGGCCTGTACAGAATCTCAGGCTTCAGTGATCTGATTGAAGATGTGAAGCTGGCTTTCGACAGAG ATGGTGAAAAGGCGGACATTTCTGTGAATGTGTATGAAGACATCAACATAATCACTGGCGCACTGAAACTGTATTTCAGGGATTTACCCATTCCTCTTATCACGTACGACGCCTACCCAAGGTTTATGGAGGCAGCAA AGATAACGGATCCAGACAAGCGGTTGGAGGCCCATCATGAAGGTCTGAAGCTGCTGCCACCTGCACACTGTGAAACACTGTGTTATCTCATGGCCCACTTAAAGAG GGTAACCCAAAATGATAAAGACAACCTGATGAATGCAGAAAACCTTGGCATTGTTTTTGGGCCCACCCTCATGCGTGCCCCAGACTTGGATGCGATGACGGCACTCAATGACATCCGCTACCAGAGACAGGTGGTGGAGACGCTCATAAAGAACGAAGACATTCTGTTCTGA